AGGCATGGGTGCAGCTGACGGCTGGATGCGGCTCTTGGCAGACGCAGGAGATTTCGGTGGTGTGCGAACCACTGCCACCTTCTTGGGCTCCCTggctggtggggtgggcagAGAGGGAGTGCGGGAACGGCTGCCTGGAGTCCCGGGGGAGCCGGGACTGCTGTAACCGCTTCTGTCTCCAGACTTTGGCTGCTCACCTGAAGTTTGCAGACAGAGGGAGGCAAGCACAGGATAAGCAATCTGGGTatgcagccccttccccacacaCTCTGCCTGCCTTTATGGAGTTGATCTGCCTGGTCCCAGGGCCCACCCGCTACTCCTACTGCAGACCATCAGCAGTGGAGAGATGGATGCACTTTCTTCTACTTCAATTTGAAGTGAAAACTGTGATTAAAGGCAATTTCCTAGTATCCCAGAAGGAAGATGGTCTTCATTGTCTGCATCATTGGTAAGGCTCCCCACCCGAGCGTGACATTAGCATGCATGACAAATTACAGACAAAAGACActcaaacaaaaccacttttctATTAGAAATTTGGAAgcatttttacaaaattattttatgtaattaaatAAGGCTGATCACGGAGCAGCTTAGAACTGTCCCCagtctgaaaagaaatggaagaagaaaagaaaaccttaaaCATCACCTTTCTCAgactttgctgctgcaggaggtggttttttctgctcctttctgcctGTTTAATGAATGAGAAAGATGCTTAAACATAATAAAGCTGGAAATTTAATTGATTTAAGGTTTTATGCAGCTCTGGTCAAgtatgaaaaatacatgtattcaGTGAAATGCActgttttaatggaaatttaCAATGCCTGATACTTTCTGGGGTTTTCTTCTCTGAGAATAACGGGCTAATCTCCATTCCTGCAATTGAAGAATTGATCCTCTTGCCCCTGGTCTTTGTTTAATATTGTcaagagaaaaggaataaatggattaaaaaaggGAGCTGCCTCAATCTTCCAAACTGGAGGAAATCCCAAAGGGATAAAGCAACTGCCCTCTCCTACACACTGGCAACTATATGAACAGAGCAGATAAAGCAGCATCCAGAAAGGCTCACTTCAGAGGAATcgtccccagctctgcccccacagccccatgACAAGGCTGAGCAGCTCCAAATCACCACGCAGacctcaacctgctggccaggCCCTTGCTTAACACTGTGCATGACTccagcctgcactggagcaaaTTTGTTCCCTACCCCCACATAATTGCACAGAGAACCTGGGAGCACCACCAAAGCAGAGCCTCTAGAGTTAGAGACGCCATGGGCAAGTGGCTGCACACTGCTCTCGTCATCACCTACCAGAGCTTGGAGGTGTCTTGGGGGCCGTGGGCGTCTTTGCTGGGATGCGCGTGGCATTGGTCGAGTTCCTCTGAGCCTGCCCGGCTGCAGACCGCGGTGTGGCCGTCTTCGTGCCACCTCTCATCTCTGGGCCCTGGGGATACATGGGAGAAAGGCTGATGCAGGGGGGATCTGCCCAGGGATGGGCTATCACCCCCCATGGATCAGAGCCACATAAGACCCTCCTGCTTCCTAACCTGACAGCCCGCAGGAGCTCCCACGGGTTTCCCCACATGCAGGCATCTGCAACATGCCTTTTCACACCCCGTTTCCCATCACAGCGCCTGCTACAACTGCTACACAGTCActcctgggctggcagagcagctgcgCCGCTTTCCCATGTGAGCCCTTAGTGTCAGCTACGTTACTCACTGCACACTCAGGCCTGGTTAGAAAGTATGTTCAATTCCTTTGTCTGTTCTCTGAATTTCATCATTTTGTTTCCCCTGTTCTGCTACAATTTTGTACagaagataaataaatacactgaCTAGATCAGAGGCTCCATTCAGGAGTACGGTGCCAGACTCCAAACATAGAGAAGCACCTCCTTTATCCCCACCTGTAATACACTACTGTAACATGTACATAATCTGTAATAGCATGTAAATAGCAATATGCTATTTATTGACTTCTGATCCTGCAGAAAAGTCTCCCCAAATCCATAAACTAACACATCCTCTTTCTGATGACTTTCTAATGCTGGTCTGCGTACAAAAGCTCACGAAAAACATGCAAGAGAAAATTTACAAGCTGACTGGTCccaaggcagcagggaagcagagcagagccatCGCAATCCCTATCATGGTAAAATCATACGCCATTGTCTGTGCCCTGCAATCTCTGCTCTTGCCCTCACCATGGGTGTATTTGTATGACTAAACACCACAAAGGGTAACTCCGAGCTCCTTTTAACATTGCAGAATAAGCCACGGATGTGTATGCATTTCCTATTCTCTGTGCAGCACCTGGCAGATCTGGCTCCGGCACATTTCAAATACATCTGCTGTTTACAGCCAACGCACCCATAAAACACAGCATaaagctgcaaaacaaagagCACGGAAGAGCATGAAGGCACCTGGACATGCCTCAGGGAGACCAGGTAACACCCTGCAGCAATGAGATATTTTTGCTGTAACGCAGAGCAAGGGGCCTACGTGCTGGTGAGATGGACCCAGTTGCTTCAAACACCAAAACTGGAGCCAAGTCTGGCTATGGCCACTGGAAGGTGAAGCGAAAGCACATCCCACCCTCTCCAGTGAATGGGACACAGAGAGACTGCCCAGCCAAGCACTGAGACCTGTCAGGAATGCTTTAAGGTATTCTCCAAGGCAGCTTTGCCTCTCTCACATCCCATTTCCTTACCTTGGCTTTCATTTCTTGCGTTCCTGTACTGGCAGGTCGGGATGTGACAGAAGAGACTCTTTTAGAGGCggaagcagggctggagggtgTTTTCGAAGGGGTTGTGCTAGAGGAGGTGTGTCgttgggggggggcggagggtCTATCGCCTGGGGGTTTGGCAGTGGAAGGTGAGGATTTCTTAaacatggaaacaaaataaaattggaacaaaaaaaatcaacatggGAGGGAAACAAAAGGGGATCACCGACATTAAACAGGATTAGAAGGTGCAATACAGAACTGGGTGTGGGATAGGTGATGGTTGGTActgccctctccctgcagcacgGAGCTGGGTAAGAGCTGCGGGGGCCAGGGCACTGTCAGGGTCCCACAGCTGCACCGGCAAGCATGGGATACCCCAGCTCTATTCCTCCCACAGGGTGCAGCAACACCTAAGCCCCTTTCTGGGGAAAGCGTCACCCCGTGACagcctgcccttgccaccgccCTCCACACCAGTGGCACACTTTACCATCTGAACTGCTCTATTCAATCCCAAACCCTCTATGTGCTCCACTGGCAAAAATGCTGCAGGTACAGCACTATCAACGTCAGCATTTCTGCGAGATGCAGATGACCGCTCCCAGGTCTCTCAACCCCATCTATACCTGCTTTACCAATGATGGATCGATGGTCTTTATCTAGACAACTGCTTGGTATTCATGTCAAATGCCTAGCCTGATACAACCCTGCCAAACGTCACTAGAGAAAGACCCAATTTCACattgtttgaaaataattatattccTCACCTTCAATTCTTCACCCACTAAATTGCCCACCATCTTGTCCATTATCTCACCCAGGCACTAGCCAGGCTAACGGCCAGCTGAACTAAACCTCCTCCAAATTAGCAGTGTGACAGATACCTCTAAACTTCTGGAATTTACCCACAATTAAACTCTGTTCCTCAGCCAGAACACAGCATCTGCAAGGCCtagattatttaatttaattttttaattacatgtcTTGCTCTTTTCAGTGTTATGGTGCCTGTCCCCAACACAGCCCAACACAGTTGTGAGTTTGCTTTCACACCAGTTTGCCCCAGCAAAGCCAGCCGTCTGCTTTCCGGTCTTGGgctgagaaaattatttctctaaCCACCCACCCAACCTCATGAGCCACATGTTTGTTTTAGATTTGGTTCATTTCCTCGCCCTCAAAGATCACCATGGATTGCACCATCCAAACTGGggtgagggaagaaaaaataaaaacactctTGAAAGACAGATGGAAGAATGCAAGATAATGGCAAGGTTTCCCAAGAGGCACaactgcagtccaggagagcaggaaagggagTCAGGAATATGCACAGCACTTAGTGGGTTGACATCacctctggttttattttttagcttACCTTCGGTTTCTTTTCCTCGGCTTCAGTCCCTTCCTTGTCTTTGCTGTCAATATGACCTGACAAATGGAAACACACACAGTTACACTTCTTGGGACTGGTCATTACACTTTAGACAGATGATAATGCCTGCACTACAGCAACATGCAGGCTGGGTGGGTGTTCCATGTTCCTGCTCTCCTTTAAATTGAATACTATTCTTCAAAATATTACAAAGTCACTCATGTCTTGCAGAAATACTTCCACATTGTAAACACATTCTTTCTGGGTTAACAGATTATCCTGCGCATAGGCCACAGGGCATTACTCATCACTGGAGCATCAGACACACGCAACAAGGTCTGGATGAGACCATTTTGCCCAGATTTGTACTCAGTTCCAGTAGCATCTGTTCAGTTTAGGACAGAACTGCTCTCTTCAACCGTAAACACGAGTCTCCCTCTCTAAAACAGCCATTGGTTCTAATGACCATATATAGAAAGACTAAAATTGAAGGATGCCCCAATCCTAGCAGAACCAGGTTGCCTGTGACCTCATTGAAAGTTGTTGTTCAGTGTGTTAGCTGAGTCAGACCCTGCAGGGTCTTAAGGTTTTAGCTGTTGCCCTGCTTGATTTGTATCAAGCTTATAGTGTCTGacaatatttcagtgttttgtccCGTTAGTCTACAAGCACAACAGACTGCAGTATTGCCAATCAGGAGATTAGAAACAGGGAGGAAGTAATGTTTGTACTGTAAGGCACTGATAACAAAGACCCTTTTCCCAGTCCTCAGCTAATTCCTCCCTAATGTGggagaaaaagctgctgctATGCTCCCCAGTGTTTTGGAAACTCACGCTGGTGGGTCAGCCCAGCCCCGGTGACACGAACAATGTCGTTAATCCGCCACTGACAACCCTGACCCACCCAGCAGCCACTCCCAGAGCTCCTGGATGCACCATCCTTCCCAAATCTAGTTCAACTACAGACTGGAACAAGGCTGGAGCTGAACTGCCACAAAGTATCTCTGTCTTTGAAGGAAAAGACcattaaataattaaagaaattcCTCCAATGGAATCAGAAACAGGTTGACTCAGGGCAATGCATCCCCAACCCACCATCATTTTCAGGCTCTGATGCTAGCACTAGCGAGACATGCCAACACCCTGCAGCACATGAGCAAAGCCTCCCTCTGGCTTATTAGTAGTGAACAACGAGAAACGTGTTATGAGCTTTAGGTCCAATGGAAAAAGCTACATCAACAATTTCTTCACGAACCCCATGCAGCAAAGAGCGACACACTCTGCCGCAAACCAGAGCAGCATTCCCAGGCTAATGGAAGCAGCCAAGCCAGCTTCTGGGATGCGGCACTGGGATGAAAGGCAGAGCTTCCCCCATGCCAGGCCCTGGACAGCCAGAGCTGAGGTACACCACAGTGAGACACCACAGGGCTTTAACGCATGTCCTGCTGCCCCAGCTTATTAACACAATTCAGTGCAAAACCTGCATTTGGCCACTGAGCAGGGTCCCTAGTGACATCCCTCTGACCCCCAGTAAAGGTGGAAAATAGctcttggagaaagaaaaggtctaggagctgctctgctggcagggATGCTCGTGCATTGAGCAGTGAACTCAGACCTTCACACAAGACAGCTAAGACCGACACTGCTGCACGAACACAGCAGCTCCAGGGTCTGACTGCCCTCCCAGCCTCGCGACACATACGCTGTTAGATGCATCCAAGAGCCAGGCCTCCACACACACAGGCAGCTCCCACAGAACATCCCAAATACAGCCATCGCATTGGACCACCCAGGGACACACCATCCAGAACCGGGACTGGAGTAGGATGCTTTGTAAGAGCATCGGACGTGTCCTGTAGTAGGCAAAAGTCCAGCTAGCTGCAGACCTTGCCTCCAACAGCAGTCAGTAGTGGATATTTAAGGGAAAAGTACAAGAAACAGGACCAATGTGGGGTCTTTTCCATGGTTAGACCTGCCATCTCACTggcctttttcctcctccctcctctttaGGAAAGCCAACAGAAAGAGTTATTGGACTGGACAGTGGACACATGCAAACCAGATGGCACGTGTCTTGCTGGAACAAGCTGCAGTGTGCGCCGGACTAGCCCCACTCCAACGTGCCACAACAACGTCCATCCAGTTTCCGTCTTCTCTGGGAAGGTGCCAGGTGTGAGTTAAGGTGCCCACCCCACAGATCCaaggaaatcaaaacaaaaacaggtCAACAAAGCATGACTGGGGACACGCCAGCACCATGCAAGGGACGCAAAACTGAAGCATAAGGGTTTGGCAAGTATGCCAGGACATCCAGGATTAAActgaagggggaaggaggggaagggagaagcagcGGTACTTTGTAGATCAGTTCACAGCAAAGGTCCAGGCCATTTCCCAAGCAGCAGGATTCAAGAGGTGGCAGCAAGCTGAAGTACTGGTTCAGGCAGCCTTGTCATGAGCAAGCCACCGGCAATGCGAGCTCAGGGCAGGCAAACGTTGCACACACCTTTTAGGAGAGGGACGCGACTGACGGCTTTATCTGCAACATGGGCACAAGGTTTCTTCTTGGACGTCCGGCGTTCTCCTGTATCTGGCACAGCCTCTTCCAAAGGAGCATCTTTGCCTTCCATGTCATCTTTTAACTCAACGGGGAGTTTGGCTGTTTCTAGCAAGGTTCCAGaatcttctccctccccaggctCCACTTCTTTTTGGGAGATGATTTCAGAAGGCTCTAATGGGGTGATGTCTGTGCCTTCTTCCCCTCTCAATGgctgtctcctctcctcttgGTCCTCTCCTGCTTTATGTGATTCAGTTTCAACAAGAAGTGCCTCTCTTGGTATGTCTCTGAGGACATCTTTGGACTTGTTTTCTTCAAAGGCATATTCTTCAGGAGCTTCCTTGGCTGTTGCTGGACAGAAGTCCATTTTGGGTCCTGGTGAAACACGCTGTCCCACCAGGGAAAGCAAATCCTGTTCAGAAGTTTCATCAATATCACGGTCCTCATCTCTTTCCTGTCCACGGGCATATTCTTTTAATGGAGGTCTGGTATATAAAGGAGATGGCCCACCTTTAATATGGGAGTCACCTGTGTCACCTGTTCCTGCCAACCCCTCGGTGTGCGCATCATGACCTAGCTCTGTTCCCAGTGCTGAATCCACACCAACACCTTCTCTGCCTCGATGATCCCACAACTCACTGTTGTCTTCTGATGCTCTGGAGTCTTGGTACATATCGAGGGGTATTGGGATGGTGACCTCAATTCTAGTGGGAGCTGCTGTTGTAGCCTTCGTTTCATGTGACAGAAGAGGCTGCTGAAGAACCTCAGCTACCTGCTTTGTGGGctggctttctctttttatcgCATCTCCCACACACTTCTGAGGGCCAGGCTGTAGCTTTGGAGAGCTTGGCTCCCCTGGAGTTGAAGACGCAGGGTATGAAGCATGGGCAAACAATTAGCACAGGCATATCAAATAGGTAGTCAGTCATGTATGCTAAAGAGAGACTAAGGATTTCTACTATCAGTCTAGAGGATGAAAGCAAGTCCCACACTGCCCCACTGAACAGACAACTCACTTCTACAGTGGCTTTTGCCTGTAAAGAAACTCTGATCCCCATGGGAATCAGGAACAATGACAGCCACAGCACATGGAGACCAGACTCCTCCTTGGACCCAGTCTCAGAGGTGGCTGGGGTATCCAACCACCACCATCTGCCATGCTGGCGCTTAAGAGCTGGTTTAGCTACAGAGGTTTTCAGAAGCCAAGAACACACCCATTTTCTAATCTACTACCACCACCACTGGACCATCAGTTTGCTGGTCAGTGACCACCTCTTCTTGCCTCAAGGGCCTGAACAACAGGCCAGACTCCCCTCCTTCACGGGTTTACAAAATCCCTACAGTCCTCTCCTCCCTTGCAGGAGATGTTCATGCAGACATGGCACCAGTTACATCCTCTCACAGCTCAAACCATCTCTGCTTTGTTCTCCAGATTATTTCTATTGCTAATGAGCTTGGGGAAGAGCACCGCTATGTCTCCTCTCTTATTGCTGTGTATTTCAACAGCCAGTGGAGCAGATAGCCTCAGTGGAAAGGACGGTAAGTAAAAATGTGGTCGTAGCCACACGGTCACAGCAATTTTGGACTGTGCACCCACTCAGGCTAATCAGagctccagtgctgctgccaccaTTTGGGCAGAGTAGAAAGTGTGACATTTATAAACCCAAACTTAAGGTCACAGAGACACAGATCTCTTTTTTTGGGTGAAAGAGAGAATTCTGTTCTATCGCTGACCTCATGCATGACACAGACCTTTACAATTTCACCCAACAATTGCTGCATTAAGCCATATATTCTAGTTGAGCTGGAGCTTTTCTGTTAGAAATTCATTCAACTGAAGCAAAGATGCACTGAGCAATGGAGAATTCATCCTGAACATAGGTAAATTGCTTTAAAGTCAACTGCCCTAGTAAGACTGTGCTTCTTATATTATGAATTTGTCCAGCTTCAAATACTCTCTGGTCTTTTTGAACACTGATCAAGTAAACTAAAGAGCCTAGATCAGAGCACTTCAGTACTGAGATTTTGATTGTTGCTTTGTTAGAttaacaaacaagaaaagaagtCAAGACTGACTCGTTCTCCCCCATTTTAAGAGAATATAATGTTAAGTGAAACTACCACACAAAGACCTCCGAAATTGTGGTTTAAGAGAAATCTTAAATTGGCAGGTATTGGCAGGTAATACTTGAAATGTGGCATCAAGAAACACCTTTTATAACCACCAGGATTTGAAGGGTGTTTATGCAGTAGCCAGCAGACCGTCCTGGCTCACTTCTTCTGCAAACAAACAGCACGACCATTAATGACCACCAGTGCAGAGATGTGGACAGTCAGTTCATTAGCTGTACTTCTACACTCCAGGACCCATTGGGGGTTCTAAGGCAAATGTGCAGCACATGGTCACGAGCCGGCCAAATGCCAGCACAGCACAAACTGTGAATCAGAAGACACTTCTCCACCTGAGACTCCAAAAGCACTTTAACACACTCCATCTTCACtgcaaagataatttttttcaaatcccACAACACAAAAAATGAAGGTAGCTAGTAACAAGATATCGAAGACTCTGTGTATCGATAATCACATTTTCCTCCGAATCGAAGAGAACCATTAAAAGGAAGCAGCATGTTATTACAAGTCCACTTGCAGAGAAGTAATAATTTACCTAAGAACCTAGAAATGTCACATATAGGTTATATCAGAGCTCCAGCTAGCTGTATGTCCCCATGTCTGACAGCTGAAAGATCCTAGGACAGTACAGAAAGGTCTTATTAAAAACCTGGTGAGAAACAGCAACTAGAAGCAGACCGAATGGGGCAGA
The sequence above is a segment of the Pelecanus crispus isolate bPelCri1 chromosome 18, bPelCri1.pri, whole genome shotgun sequence genome. Coding sequences within it:
- the LOC104028387 gene encoding microtubule-associated protein tau isoform X1, with amino-acid sequence MAEQRQDIAMMEDHAAGQEKHVPSGYPLQIPVDDGSDEPVSETSDTKSTPTTEDATAPLVEEGDHEDQGGVEQHGEIPEGTTAEEAGVGATPNLEDHAAGDAAQAPGEPSSPKLQPGPQKCVGDAIKRESQPTKQVAEVLQQPLLSHETKATTAAPTRIEVTIPIPLDMYQDSRASEDNSELWDHRGREGVGVDSALGTELGHDAHTEGLAGTGDTGDSHIKGGPSPLYTRPPLKEYARGQERDEDRDIDETSEQDLLSLVGQRVSPGPKMDFCPATAKEAPEEYAFEENKSKDVLRDIPREALLVETESHKAGEDQEERRQPLRGEEGTDITPLEPSEIISQKEVEPGEGEDSGTLLETAKLPVELKDDMEGKDAPLEEAVPDTGERRTSKKKPCAHVADKAVSRVPLLKGHIDSKDKEGTEAEEKKPKKSSPSTAKPPGDRPSAPPQRHTSSSTTPSKTPSSPASASKRVSSVTSRPASTGTQEMKAKGPEMRGGTKTATPRSAAGQAQRNSTNATRIPAKTPTAPKTPPSSGRKEQKKPPPAAAKSEKGEQPKSGDRSGYSSPGSPGTPGSRSRTPSLPTPPAREPKKVAVVRTPPKSPASAKSRIQPSAAPMPDLKNVKSKIGSTENLKHQPGGGKVQIINKKLDFSSVQSKCGSKDNIKHIPGGGSVQIVNKKLDFSSVQSRCGSKDNIKHIPGGGSVQIVYKPVDLSHVTSKCGSLGNIHHKPGGGQVEVKSEKLDFKDKVQSKIGSLDNISHVPGGGNKKIETHKLTFRENAKAKTDHGAEIVYKSPTISGDASPRRLSNVSSTGSINMVDSPQLATLADEVSASLAKQGL
- the LOC104028387 gene encoding microtubule-associated protein tau isoform X2 → MAEQRQDIAMMEDHAAGQEKHVPSGYPLQIPVDDGSDEPVSETSDTKSTPTTEDATAPLVEEGDHEDQGGVEQHGEIPEGTTAEEAGVGATPNLEDHAAGDAAQGEPSSPKLQPGPQKCVGDAIKRESQPTKQVAEVLQQPLLSHETKATTAAPTRIEVTIPIPLDMYQDSRASEDNSELWDHRGREGVGVDSALGTELGHDAHTEGLAGTGDTGDSHIKGGPSPLYTRPPLKEYARGQERDEDRDIDETSEQDLLSLVGQRVSPGPKMDFCPATAKEAPEEYAFEENKSKDVLRDIPREALLVETESHKAGEDQEERRQPLRGEEGTDITPLEPSEIISQKEVEPGEGEDSGTLLETAKLPVELKDDMEGKDAPLEEAVPDTGERRTSKKKPCAHVADKAVSRVPLLKGHIDSKDKEGTEAEEKKPKKSSPSTAKPPGDRPSAPPQRHTSSSTTPSKTPSSPASASKRVSSVTSRPASTGTQEMKAKGPEMRGGTKTATPRSAAGQAQRNSTNATRIPAKTPTAPKTPPSSGRKEQKKPPPAAAKSEKGEQPKSGDRSGYSSPGSPGTPGSRSRTPSLPTPPAREPKKVAVVRTPPKSPASAKSRIQPSAAPMPDLKNVKSKIGSTENLKHQPGGGKVQIINKKLDFSSVQSKCGSKDNIKHIPGGGSVSTFTL